Genomic segment of Hydra vulgaris chromosome 08, alternate assembly HydraT2T_AEP:
ATTTTGcttcataataatattataaaacaacattagaAAACTAGTTTTCAtgatttttgatgttaaatttgTGATATTACGATTTGTTATTGTGATGTGTTATTTGCATGTTTTGTGATATTCTGATGTGTTAATGGGatgttaaatttgtaatattgtGATGTTTTGATTGGAATGTATATAGTGAtcgaatttatttatttaattttttcagcgGTTCTATAtaggtattttttttcttatgtttaaatatgtttgtctttatacaattttaaataaccaatataaataaaaaatagattttcataaatttacAATGACaagtaatataacaaaaataaatattttatattttttatattactaaaagAAGATGGTAAAAAAGAAGATGGTAAAAGATCTTGTGGTCAGAACCTCTTGAACaagcttaaataaatttattaagtaataatGTAAACGTAATGTAAACgtaattttataatgtaaacgtaaataagtatataaaaagttgaaataaacaaagatatattttttaaattgtattattattaatataaatctataaaGCATTAATATAATAGctcaatatattatctaatgaaagaatgttttgagttttttttaaaaaaaaggtgaaatGACATGAGTGGAGTAAAACCAAAATTCGGCAAGATAATTTATTCCGAAGGTGAGGAGCCCGAAAGACaatacaaaatatatcaaattaaggtttatttaaataattaatatttcttaaaatgtatttattaaaaaagtttcatagtaaaaagatctttaaaggCCGATAaggataaattatttttacacatacaaaacttaaaacattaaataaatttagcgtaggggaaaggcgcctatgatggcatacttaactttgaagcttcattattcagtatcctgaagaccaataataaaagttttgatatggataCATTCCTTGTTACATCTAGAACAATAATTACCTTGGGagtttttatcagttttattttttttataagttattctcattgtaaaaaaagcacaagtatgccatcataggcaaccactgctcctatgatggcataggggAGGATCGGGCTAGTTAGGATCGAGGGTAACTTAATGATTTCATTTAACCTTAGAGTCTTCCCTCAGAAAAGTCAGAAATTACTAGAAACCATCCTAATTTACCATTTCATGCTACACACCAGCATTGTAAAATTTTGCGCATGCGCATAGGATATATTGCGTTTTACGTAtttttttgaccaaaaaaaaatgttggagCATCGCtttcttttaactttacttaaaaataagtttttcttataaaaaaaaaaggttttcccAACTCGTCAATATTTCAACACCCCTAACTCGTCAGTATGCCATCATGGGTaaaagtcatcattttcattaaaaaaagctgTGTCTGCtttgttcaaaagataaaattaaagcaactattccactaaatgcacaaaacttgaatataaaatgcatgaaaatttcatttctgcACAGTTAATAGTAAAATCATAATCTTAAATATATGAAGGAAATAAAACTAGAACAGCACATCCCAAAAtcgatttttgttgattataaaaacaatatttgtgcaCAAGGGACGTTTTTTcactaaaactaatgtaaagtcaGTATAGTCATGTAGgtctaatcatttttttaccaaaaccaattttaatggaaatatgactggtatgccatcataggcgctatgccatcataggcgcctttcccctatatatttagaattctcatttcaattaaataatgttACGAGTGAGAGAAATGATCCGCAAAATTTATTGTACGGATGGCACATTTCTGATGGCGATAGAGctataacaacttttttctgtacttcTACAGAAAATATtagtgtaaatatattatagtataatataaattatattgtacTATAATACACAAAACATAATATACACGATGTACATCGTGTATACTACATAGTATAATATGacaataatattacaataagaataatgttaatattacaataagaaaattataaacttatgaatcaacttttcacaaaatttaagattttttcttaatgatttagggatcgtccataaattacgcaacgctaaatttatttaaaaaacagaagtagaTCGAAGGCTCTTTTACGCGTCGAATTTCATTGAACTTAAGGTTAAGactgttttgaatttttatttaacttaaggcTCTGCGAGGATTGaccttgtttttgttttgtttattagtgcTATTTAGCGtagcgtaatttatggacgatcctttATGTGAAATAATGTCATTTAAACTACATTCCTTGAATATTCTAATACTGTTCTTTTCGGAGTTTCAAGCAATTTGTGATAAACAGATTAGGATCATTGACCAGCAAACACTGCTGGTAGCatcataattttgtttatgaaaaCAACAAGGTGGTATTCAGACCTTTCCATCCTATTAAAAGATTGTGGttgaatttaatctttaaataaatttcagttTCCTGAATcaaagtaaaaactaaaaactaaataaatatataatacataaatatgcctaatacataaaatgtaatgtaaaaaagaaattttttcatgtttaattcAACTTCATTATCAATAATTCTTTTcctgaaagttttttaaatttaatttatcttcAAATTCTTAACATACTTTACAATGGTATCTTTATAACCTTCATGAAGATTTATCCCAAAACActtatttactaataaagatttatattaaAGTGTATTATTGAACGGGGTGAGATGggacaaaaaaatttgcttgcGTGCTGCGCTTTAAATTTTCCACAAAAACCATACAAATCGGTTTAAAACTATAGTCTAATGAATTGTCATGTTAAATTATTGCAAAACCCATTATTTAACCATCAAATTAAGTTCAAGGGCTTGGTTTTTTAAAGTGACAATATTTGTCCCATTTCACCATGTTGGGGTGAAATGGGACAATGGTTGGGGTGAAATGGGACAATGGTTGGGGTGAAATGGGACAATGGTTGGGGTGAAATGGGacaaaaatagaaacaaataattttaagcattattttattgtttattctaCTCCttataaaacataacaatacacaaaatttatttatgtttgaaaaaataaaataccattcTAAATGCATTTGTAACTTTGTTTAACAGCTTGCTTGATGTTTAAATTGAGTCAAAATTACGTTGATGTCTGAAGGggtaacttttttctttttcttatctttatcttctttttttattttacattctGATAAACTTTCAACTAGTTCATTTCTTGTTGGTGTGTCAGTCAATACCAGAGActtagaaaattttctttttgcacTTTTTCTCTTTGCCACCTTTTCACCCGCTTTTGGAAATGGCCGTATATCTTCTGCTGTCCAATGGTAGGCAGAAGTGCTGGTTTGctgtttcttttaattaataacttcaAATACAATACACAGTGATGTGGGGATTGTTTGTTTGTCGGAAATGTCATTTGCTGGAATTGGTCAATCAGATACATAAGAACATAAAAAGTTGACATCACTGAAAACATATGGATTGTACTGGAAAATGCCAGCTgctttaaaaccattttaaatgttttgggAAGTAAAGGCTCTCGTATAAGCTATTCCTAAATTTTCAGAAATGTCATATATCGTCATAGGAGTATTTGGGTGTGCCTTTAAACATAAACTACATGCTGAattgtaaaatttctttaatgaCCCAAATACTGATCTGTCAAGTGGTTGGAGTTTGTGGCTGCAATGGGGTGGCAATATCAAGAGCACAACATTGCTTTCCTTTGCTTTATCCATCAGTTCAATCAATATATGAGTTTTGTGGTTGtccattattaaaagtaatggaTGATCCTTGCTAGGATGTCCATACTCCACAAAATGATCaaaccatttcaaaaaaatttctgtatttATCCATCCACTAGGATTAGCATCACCTTTTGTACCTGTTGGTGCACCTCTAAGCATATGACTACGAAAGTAAACACGAGGAAATATCAAAAACGGTGGAATAAAATTTCCAACGGCATTAATGCAACCCACCATTGTAACTAGGGTTCCCCTTTCAGCAGAAGTTACCTGTCCTACTTGCTTTACTCCTTTACCAGCAATCATTTTCACTGACTTATGAACAGTTGTCAGACCTGTTCCATCAATATTGTAAATGCAATCAGCAGAAAAGTTATAGCGCTTCTGCACAATGTCAAGGTTTTTGAAGAAAGTATCTACATTTGTGCGATTGAAACTAGTTGTTCAACTGAGGCTGGTGTACGAATAGATAATTTTGTAcgatttaagaataaataaaaccatTCAGTTCCAGCTGTTTCACTCTTTTTCCAGTTTTCTGgtattttaatgtcatttttaattgcatattgATATGCAAGTTGCTTTGTTTCTCTAACATCAAGCCCATAATGCATATTAGATGCTTGACGaagatatattaaaagtttatcttCTTGtgtcttattaaaaatatatttatgttgttcATCAAAGTATAAGTTACTGTaagaattttctttattaaccTTTATTTTCCGCTGTAAACTTGATTTTGAAATTGTATACTCTTGTGCAGCTGCTCGTAGTGATAAACTGCCAGATTCGACAGCCATCACAGCAGCTTTTATTGTATGAGCATCAGGCTTTAACCGACTTGTCACTTGTTTATACTTTCTTGGCATCTGAAAAATTATTACTCATATTACTCACtccattattaacaaaaattatgctctttttaattgcattaaCCAAAATCCAGATTAGgccataaattttaaatttattttaatgaaaataaaatagtatcaCAACcctataaaacttataatgtGAACAAATTGAATAAGGCTAGTAGTGAAGAACTTTATttaaactgaaattaaaatacGAAAATGATTGGCATTAAAACAAGACTTACTGTGAAAGATATCTTCAGGACAAAGTAACAAAGAAAtccaatataattattattattttctatgataaaaaacattttactataAAGTAAACATTGAAATCttatcataaacataaacataattttctgttcatttgcttttttacaaaaatattgattataaaagttaaagtacagtaaattaaaaaaatgataaaattgaaCAGTGTCCCATTTCACCCCAATTCTCCTGTCCCAAGTCCCCCCATCACTAGTAGGTG
This window contains:
- the LOC136083537 gene encoding uncharacterized protein LOC136083537; protein product: MIAGKGVKQVGQVTSAERGTLVTMVGCINAVGNFIPPFLIFPRVYFRSHMLRGAPTGTKGDANPSGWINTEIFLKWFDHFVEYGHPSKDHPLLLIMDNHKTHILIELMDKAKESNVVLLILPPHCSHKLQPLDRSVFGSLKKFYNSACSLCLKAHPNTPMTIYDISENLGIAYTRAFTSQNI